A stretch of Rhinoderma darwinii isolate aRhiDar2 chromosome 4, aRhiDar2.hap1, whole genome shotgun sequence DNA encodes these proteins:
- the LOC142760460 gene encoding extracellular calcium-sensing receptor-like, giving the protein MGTIMRHVRLDTNVIPGISSSGDVVIGGVFPVRRSSRVGPTTFHTNPASQMCDDSFDFRSFRWIRTMIYAIEDINNNTHLLPNISVGYAIYDTCDNIAEAVKQVFTLISGSGAEAKDVPNYQCQEKSALSAVIGESASVISIAMARILGTYRYPQLVNALKAVNFTDPAGNYHYFDKNGDPVAKYDVVNWQMGENGLLSYKKVGSYYGSTIMDRQLVINEQITLWNGAESQPPQSECNRSCKPGFRKSIIQGQPVCCFSCLPCPDGEISNGTDFTDCIKCPADYWSNRNRDACIPKEVDYLSFGEPLGITFSVAAVLGICQTILVIMVFIKYRNTPIVKANNLEMSFLLLVSLTLSFIGAFTFIGEPSTYLCVIRQTVFGISFVLSISCVLVKTLVVILAFTMSKPNQAVLKYFHRSHQRILVGFTTIIQIVICIGFLSSASSFTKKNRETVMSKIILECNRESELAFLVSFGYIGLLAVLCFILAFLARNLPDSFNEAKFITFSLLVFVMVWVSFIPGYASTSGKYVTAVEIFAILSSAAGLLACIFYPKCYIILIKPEKNSRKNLTVHPWIGK; this is encoded by the exons ACTAGACACAAATGTGATCCCCGGAATATCCAGCTCTGGAGATGTGGTGATTGGAGGAGTCTTCCCGGTCCGAAGATCTAGCAGAGTGGGTCCTACAACGTTTCATACAAATCCAGCTTCCCAAATGTGTGATGATAG CTTTGATTTTAGGAGCTTTCGTTGGATCAGAACTATGATCTATGCCATAGAAGACATTAATAATAATACTCACCTGCTTCCTAATATATCAGTAGGCTATGCAATCTATGACACTTGTGATAATATAGCTGAAGCGGTTAAACAGGTATTTACATTGATCTCTGGATCCGGGGCGGAAGCAAAAGATGTACCAAATTATCAATGCCAGGAAAAGTCTGCATTGTCTGCTGTAATTGGCGAATCAGCTTCAGTTATATCCATAGCAATGGCGAGAATATTGGGCACCTACCGCTATCCACAG TTGGTAAACGCTTTAAAAGCTGTGAATTTCACAGATCCAGCTGGAAATTATCACTACTTTGACAAAAATGGAGATCCAGTGGCAAAGTACGATGTTGTAAACTGGCAGATGGGAGAAAATGGCTTATTGAGCTACAAGAAGGTGGGAAGCTACTATGGCAGCACAATTATGGACCGCCAGCTAGTGATCAATGAACAGATTACTTTGTGGAATGGAGCAGAATCTCAG CCTCCACAATCAGAGTGCAATAGAAGCTGCAAGCCTGGGTTTAGAAAAAGTATCATACAGGGACAACCAGTCTGCTGCTTCAGTTGTCTTCCATGCCCAGATGGTGAAATATCCAATGGAACTG actttACGGACTGTATAAAGTGCCCAGCAGACTACTGGTCTAATAGGAATCGAGATGCTTGTATTCCCAAGGAGGTAGATTACCTGTCTTTTGGAGAACCACTCGGAATCACATTCTCTGTAGCTGCTGTGTTGGGTATCTGTCAAACCATTCTGGTCATAATGGTGTTCATAAAATACAGGAATACCCCAATTGTCAAAGCCAACAACTTAGAAATGAGCTTCCTGCTCCTTGTGTCATTGACATTGTCTTTTATTGGGGCCTTCACTTTCATTGGAGAACCCTCCACTTATCTGTGTGTTATAAGACAAACAGTGTTTGGCATAAGCTTTGTCTTAAGTATATCATGTGTCCTAGTAAAGACGTTAGTCGTCATTCTAGCTTTTACAATGTCAAAGCCCAACCAGGCTGTGCTGAAATATTTTCACCGATCTCATCAGAGAATATTAGTTGGATTCACAACCATTATTCAGATTGTTATCTGTATTGGATTCTTATCATCCGCTTCCTCTTTTACAAAGAAGAACAGGGAAACTGTAATGTCTAAGATAATTCTAGAGTGCAACAGGGAGTCGGAGCTGGCATTCCTAGTTTCTTTTGGATATATTGGCCTACTAGCAGTTCTTTGCTTCATCTTGGCCTTCCTGGCCAGGAACTTGCCAGACAGTTTTAATGAGGCAAAGTTTATAACATTCAGCTTACTGGTGTTTGTAATGGTCTGGGTGAGCTTCATTCCTGGTTATGCTAGTACAAGTGGCAAATACGTTACAGCCGTGGAAATCTTTGCCATTCTTTCATCTGCTGCTGGATTGCTTGCTTGTATATTCTATCCCAAATGCTACATTATATTGATAAAACCAGAGAAAAACTCAAGGAAAAACCTCACCGTACACCCCTGGATTGGCAAATGA
- the LOC142758983 gene encoding vomeronasal type-2 receptor 1-like has product MGPCSLSNKHEFPSFFRTIPSDTFQTTALAAIVGHFGWKWVGTLAEDNDYGNVGVQLFTEQVVRLGVCIAFSEIIPLMYSETKYFQIAETIKQSSAKVIIVFSGDTNLLPLVWEIAKQNITDRTWLASEGWSTSAFIIEKEHTRFFSGTLGLAIPTGSIPGLKDFLFQLNTKQKPVDIITKSFWEHSFKCSWPDHTKITNDTTICTGNEDLLLVNNTYTDVSQLRISCNVYNAIYAIVNALNSLWSCENESCTRGHNLQPYQVMSRVFC; this is encoded by the coding sequence atgggtccttgcagtctgagTAATAAACATGAATTCCCCTCCTTCTTTCGGACCATACCAAGTGACACGTTTCAAACCACTGCCTTGGCAGCCATAGTGGGACACTTTGGCTGGAAGTGGGTGGGCACATTAGCCGAAGACAATGATTATGGGAATGTTGGAGTCCAGCTCTTTACGGAGCAGGTTGTGCGGCTCGGCGTCTGTATTGCATTCTCAGAGATAATTCCCTTAATGTATTCCGAGACGAAATACTTCCAGATTGCTGAAACTATAAAACAATCCTCAGCTAAAGTTATCATTGTGTTCTCTGGAGACACCAATTTATTACCACTGGTTTGGGAAATAGCCAAGCAAAATATTACCGATAGAACTTGGCTGGCAAGCGAAGGCTGGAGCACATCTGCATTTATCATAGAAAAGGAGCATACCAGGTTTTTTAGTGGAACATTGGGGCTGGCAATACCCACAGGGAGCATTCCAGGCCTTAAAGATTTCCTATTCCAGCTGAATACTAAACAGAAGCCCGTAGATATTATAACAAAGTCATTTTGGGAACATTCATTCAAGTGTTCCTGGCCTGATCATACTAAGATAACAAATGATACGACTATTTGCACTGGTAATGAGGATTTATTATTGGTGAATAATACATATACAGATGTTTCGCAGCTGAGAATCAGCTGTAATGTCTACAATGCAATATATGCCATTGTAAATGCACTTAATAGCTTATGGTCTTGCGAAAATGAGTCCTGTACAAGAGGGCACAACCTGCAAccctatcaggtaatgtcacgtgttttttgttaa